A region from the Dinoroseobacter shibae DFL 12 = DSM 16493 genome encodes:
- a CDS encoding HPr kinase/phosphorylase produces MLHATSVAASGRALLIAGAAGAGKSSLALQLIAFGARLISDDRTELRAVDGTLVAHPAPNIAGKIEARGLGILSVPAAPPTPVAALVDLDQIETARLPPFRIRRMLDVDLPLLHKVDSPSFAAALWLYLHHERWAPHPPD; encoded by the coding sequence ATGCTCCACGCCACCAGCGTCGCCGCCTCGGGCCGGGCGTTGCTGATCGCGGGGGCCGCGGGGGCGGGCAAATCCAGCCTGGCGCTGCAATTGATCGCCTTCGGCGCGCGGCTGATCTCGGACGACCGGACCGAGCTGCGCGCGGTGGACGGCACCCTCGTCGCCCATCCCGCGCCCAATATCGCCGGCAAGATCGAGGCCCGCGGGCTCGGGATCCTGTCGGTTCCCGCCGCCCCACCGACGCCGGTCGCAGCCCTCGTCGACCTGGACCAGATCGAGACCGCCCGCCTGCCCCCGTTTCGCATCCGCCGCATGCTTGATGTCGACCTCCCGCTGCTTCACAAGGTGGACAGCCCGTCTTTTGCTGCGGCCCTCTGGCTCTACCTTCACCATGAACGATGGGCCCCGCACCCGCCCGATTGA
- a CDS encoding sensor N-terminal transmembrane domain-containing protein yields MTLAADPDPSQSGPSGSLHPADGGGVDAKRADRKAARSGRERLQRGLAINSSPLARKIISFNLLALLVLVVGVLYLNPFRDSLVFQREQGLVFEAHLIADVFEAVADTQEADADLRSIDITRLVASLDLAPSLELFVFDPAGNILARAEGAKRSEWVALSEQNAPKPTIITDFLNGIWELIAKLVGQERLPLLPPGADQARSLLPGALSGRTTIENSVDPSGNQIFAVGTPILLGGEVKGIVALTTASGEIDALVQNEREQFLQMFMVALLVSIGLSLVLAGTIANPLSDLAAAAELGRDRNARKMNPGRVRIPDLTARPDEIGRLSGALRGMVAALYDRIDANEQFAADVAHEIKNPLASLRSATGTLRVAKREDQRQRLLEVIEHDVRRLDRLVSDISNASRLDSELVKEEEETFDLIRMLRALTDFHAEEAQTQGIDFITDLPPGPMTIQGLEPRLAQVFVNLLSNAISFCESGDAVRLWVRRRDNRALIVVEDTGPGIPEEALTKIFTRFYSERPERQFGNHSGLGLAISKQIIDAHGGVIWAENIRPTEDDITSAPLGARFVVGLPL; encoded by the coding sequence ATGACCTTGGCAGCAGACCCCGACCCTTCGCAGAGCGGCCCCTCCGGATCCCTGCATCCGGCGGATGGCGGCGGCGTGGATGCCAAGCGGGCGGACCGGAAGGCCGCGCGCTCGGGTCGGGAACGCTTGCAGCGCGGACTGGCGATCAACAGCTCCCCGCTGGCGCGCAAGATCATCTCCTTCAACCTTCTGGCCCTTCTGGTGCTGGTGGTCGGGGTGCTCTACCTCAACCCGTTCCGCGACAGCCTGGTGTTCCAGCGCGAGCAGGGCCTGGTGTTCGAGGCGCATCTGATTGCGGATGTGTTCGAGGCCGTGGCGGACACGCAAGAGGCGGACGCGGATCTCCGCAGTATCGACATCACGCGGCTGGTGGCATCCCTCGACCTGGCGCCGTCTCTGGAGCTGTTCGTCTTCGATCCGGCGGGCAATATCCTTGCGCGCGCCGAGGGTGCCAAACGATCCGAATGGGTCGCCCTGTCGGAACAGAACGCGCCGAAGCCGACGATCATCACGGATTTTCTCAACGGTATCTGGGAGCTGATCGCCAAGCTCGTTGGACAGGAAAGGTTGCCCCTGTTGCCTCCCGGGGCGGACCAGGCCCGCAGCCTGCTGCCCGGCGCGTTGTCGGGACGCACCACCATCGAGAACAGCGTGGACCCCTCGGGCAACCAGATCTTCGCCGTGGGCACCCCGATCCTGCTGGGCGGGGAGGTCAAGGGGATCGTCGCCCTGACCACGGCGTCGGGGGAGATCGACGCGCTGGTGCAGAACGAGCGGGAGCAGTTCCTGCAGATGTTCATGGTGGCGCTGCTGGTCTCGATCGGCCTGAGCCTCGTGCTCGCCGGGACCATCGCCAATCCGCTGTCCGACCTCGCCGCCGCGGCCGAACTCGGCCGTGATCGCAACGCCCGCAAGATGAACCCCGGCCGCGTCCGGATCCCGGACCTGACCGCGCGCCCGGACGAGATCGGCCGCCTGAGCGGCGCGTTGCGAGGGATGGTTGCCGCGCTTTATGACCGGATCGACGCCAACGAACAGTTCGCGGCCGACGTGGCCCATGAAATCAAGAACCCGCTCGCCTCCCTGCGCTCGGCGACCGGGACGCTGCGGGTGGCCAAGCGCGAAGACCAAAGACAGAGACTGCTTGAAGTGATTGAACACGATGTGCGGCGCCTGGACAGGCTTGTCTCGGATATCTCCAACGCCTCGCGGCTCGACAGCGAACTGGTCAAGGAGGAGGAAGAGACCTTCGACCTGATCCGGATGCTCCGGGCGCTGACCGACTTCCATGCGGAAGAAGCGCAAACCCAGGGGATCGATTTCATCACCGACCTGCCGCCCGGACCGATGACCATCCAGGGGCTGGAGCCGCGCCTCGCACAGGTTTTCGTCAACCTGCTGAGCAATGCGATCTCCTTCTGTGAGAGCGGCGATGCGGTACGGCTCTGGGTGCGCCGGCGCGACAACCGCGCGTTGATCGTGGTCGAGGATACCGGACCAGGCATTCCCGAAGAGGCCCTGACCAAGATCTTCACCCGGTTCTATTCCGAACGCCCGGAGCGGCAATTCGGCAACCACTCGGGCCTCGGCCTCGCGATCTCGAAACAGATCATCGATGCCCATGGCGGCGTGATCTGGGCCGAGAACATCCGCCCCACCGAAGACGACATCACCTCCGCCCCCCTCGGCGCGCGGTTCGTGGTCGGCCTGCCTCTCTGA
- a CDS encoding response regulator transcription factor, translated as MSRIALVDDDRNILTSVSITLEAEGFEVETYNDGQSALDAFTRRMPELGVFDIKMPRMDGMDLLQRVRQKSRMPVIFLTSKDDEIDEVLGLRMGADDYVKKPFSQRLLVERIRALLRRQQAVANHEAGDIDESKVMVRGNLTMDPLRHAVSWKGEDVALTVTEFLLLQALAQRPGFVKSRDQLMDVAYDDQVYVDDRTIDSHIKRLRKKMRSVDENFTAIETLYGIGYKYNEE; from the coding sequence ATGTCGCGGATCGCACTGGTCGACGACGACCGCAATATCCTGACGTCCGTCTCCATCACACTGGAAGCCGAAGGGTTCGAGGTGGAAACCTATAATGACGGGCAATCCGCGCTCGATGCCTTCACGCGCAGGATGCCGGAGCTGGGTGTTTTCGACATCAAGATGCCCCGTATGGACGGGATGGACCTGCTCCAGCGGGTCCGCCAGAAAAGCCGGATGCCGGTGATTTTTCTGACCTCCAAGGATGATGAGATCGACGAGGTTCTGGGCCTGCGAATGGGCGCGGACGACTATGTCAAGAAGCCGTTTTCCCAGCGCCTGCTGGTGGAGCGTATCCGTGCCCTGCTGCGCCGCCAACAGGCCGTGGCGAACCACGAGGCCGGGGATATCGATGAAAGCAAGGTGATGGTGCGGGGCAACCTGACCATGGACCCGCTGCGCCACGCGGTCAGCTGGAAAGGCGAGGACGTGGCCCTGACGGTGACGGAATTCCTGCTGCTGCAGGCGCTCGCGCAACGGCCAGGCTTCGTCAAGAGTCGGGACCAGTTGATGGACGTCGCCTATGATGATCAGGTTTATGTGGATGACCGGACCATCGACAGTCACATCAAGCGGCTGCGCAAGAAAATGCGATCGGTGGACGAGAACTTCACCGCGATCGAAACGCTCTATGGCATAGGGTACAAGTACAACGAAGAATGA
- a CDS encoding phosphoenolpyruvate carboxykinase — protein sequence MANGRVNPTFTLEDQGINGLGAVHYNLIEPALIQEALKREEGTLGKGGAFLVETGKYTGRSPKDKHVVKTPSVADTIWWDNNAEMSSEGFDALYADMLAHMKGKEYFVQDLFGGADPAHRLDVRVITELAWHGLFIRHMLRRPERGELDSFTADFTIINCPSFKADPAKHDCRSDTVIALNFDRKLILIGGTEYAGENKKSVFTLLNYMLPEKGIMPMHCSANHAVGNPVDTAVFFGLSGTGKTTLSADPERVLIGDDEHGWSERGTFNFEGGCYAKTINLSAEAEPEIYATTEMFGTVIENMVFDPETLDLDFEDDSLTANMRCAYPLNYISNASETALGGHPKNIIMLTCDAFGVLPPISRLTPAQAMYHFLSGFTSKVAGTERGVTEPEPTFSTCFGAPFMPRRPEVYGKLLQEKIAKHGATCWLVNTGWTGGAYGTGSRMPIKATRALLTAALDGSLADATFRKDANFGFDVPVTVHGVDATLLDPRGTWEDSAAYDAQAQKLVEMFAENFAQYVPYIDEDVKAVAIG from the coding sequence ATGGCAAATGGACGGGTGAATCCAACTTTCACGTTGGAGGATCAGGGTATCAACGGGCTGGGCGCAGTCCACTATAACCTGATCGAGCCTGCGCTGATCCAGGAAGCGCTCAAACGCGAGGAAGGCACGCTGGGCAAGGGCGGTGCGTTCTTGGTCGAGACGGGCAAGTACACCGGCCGCTCCCCCAAGGACAAGCACGTGGTCAAGACTCCTTCCGTGGCGGACACGATCTGGTGGGACAACAATGCCGAGATGTCCTCCGAGGGCTTCGACGCGCTGTATGCGGATATGCTCGCCCACATGAAGGGCAAGGAATATTTCGTTCAGGACCTTTTCGGGGGGGCCGATCCGGCGCACCGCCTCGATGTGCGCGTGATCACCGAGCTCGCGTGGCACGGGCTGTTCATCCGCCACATGCTGCGCCGTCCGGAGCGGGGCGAACTCGACAGTTTCACCGCGGATTTCACGATCATCAACTGCCCGAGCTTCAAGGCCGACCCGGCCAAGCATGACTGCCGGTCCGACACGGTGATCGCGCTGAATTTCGACCGCAAGCTGATCCTGATCGGCGGGACGGAATATGCCGGCGAGAACAAGAAATCGGTCTTTACGCTGCTGAACTACATGCTGCCCGAGAAGGGGATCATGCCAATGCATTGCTCGGCCAATCACGCGGTCGGCAATCCGGTGGACACCGCGGTATTCTTCGGCCTCTCGGGCACCGGCAAGACGACCCTGTCGGCGGATCCCGAACGGGTCCTGATCGGCGATGACGAGCATGGCTGGTCCGAGCGCGGCACCTTCAACTTCGAAGGCGGCTGCTACGCCAAGACGATCAATCTGAGTGCCGAAGCCGAGCCGGAGATCTACGCCACGACCGAGATGTTCGGCACCGTGATCGAGAACATGGTGTTCGATCCCGAAACGCTGGACCTGGATTTCGAGGATGACAGCCTGACGGCGAACATGCGCTGCGCCTATCCGCTGAACTACATATCGAACGCGTCCGAGACAGCGCTTGGCGGGCATCCCAAGAACATCATCATGCTGACCTGTGACGCGTTTGGCGTGTTGCCCCCGATTTCGCGGCTGACCCCGGCGCAGGCGATGTATCATTTCCTGTCGGGCTTCACCTCCAAGGTGGCGGGGACAGAGCGGGGCGTGACCGAGCCGGAGCCGACCTTTTCGACCTGCTTCGGGGCACCCTTCATGCCGCGGCGGCCCGAGGTCTACGGCAAGCTCCTGCAGGAGAAGATCGCCAAGCATGGCGCGACCTGCTGGCTGGTGAACACCGGTTGGACCGGCGGCGCCTATGGCACCGGGTCGCGGATGCCGATCAAGGCGACCCGAGCGCTGCTGACCGCGGCGCTGGATGGCTCGCTGGCCGATGCCACCTTCCGCAAGGACGCGAATTTCGGCTTCGATGTGCCGGTGACGGTGCATGGGGTCGATGCCACGCTTCTGGATCCCAGGGGCACCTGGGAGGACAGCGCCGCCTATGATGCACAGGCGCAGAAGCTGGTGGAGATGTTCGCGGAGAATTTCGCGCAATACGTGCCTTATATCGACGAGGACGTGAAAGCGGTCGCCATCGGCTGA
- a CDS encoding 3-hydroxybutyryl-CoA dehydrogenase, with the protein MDIKSVGVIGAGQMGNGIAHVFAVAGFDVMMTDISQDALDQAMALIRRNLERQVSREKISREDMETAMARITTTLKLPELGQTDLVIEAATERETVKSAIFEDLQPHLKPETILTSNTSSISITRLASRTDRPERFMGFHFMNPVPVMQLVELIRGIATDEATYKTLLGVVEKLGKTAASAEDFPAFIVNRILMPMINEAVYTLYEGVGSVRSIDESMKLGANHPMGPLELADFIGLDTCLAIMNVLHDGLADTKYRPCPLLTKYVEAGWLGRKTQRGFYDYRGEVPVPTR; encoded by the coding sequence ATGGACATCAAGTCGGTGGGCGTGATCGGCGCCGGGCAAATGGGAAATGGCATCGCCCATGTTTTTGCAGTTGCCGGGTTCGACGTCATGATGACCGACATATCCCAGGACGCGCTGGACCAGGCCATGGCGCTGATCCGGCGAAACCTGGAACGGCAGGTCAGCCGCGAGAAGATCAGCCGTGAAGACATGGAAACCGCCATGGCGCGGATCACCACCACCCTGAAGCTGCCGGAACTGGGCCAGACCGACCTGGTCATCGAAGCCGCGACGGAACGGGAAACGGTCAAATCCGCGATCTTCGAGGACCTGCAACCGCATCTGAAACCCGAGACGATCCTGACCTCGAACACCTCTTCGATTTCGATCACCCGGCTGGCAAGCCGCACGGACCGGCCCGAGCGGTTCATGGGATTTCACTTCATGAACCCGGTGCCGGTGATGCAATTGGTGGAACTGATTCGCGGCATCGCGACGGATGAGGCGACCTACAAGACGCTGCTGGGCGTGGTCGAAAAGCTGGGCAAGACGGCTGCGAGCGCCGAGGATTTCCCCGCCTTCATCGTGAACCGGATCCTGATGCCGATGATCAACGAGGCGGTATATACGCTCTACGAGGGCGTCGGCTCCGTGCGGTCGATCGACGAGTCGATGAAACTGGGCGCGAACCACCCCATGGGGCCGCTGGAGTTGGCGGATTTCATCGGGCTGGACACCTGCCTTGCGATCATGAACGTGCTCCATGACGGGTTGGCGGACACCAAGTACCGCCCCTGCCCGCTGCTGACGAAATATGTCGAGGCCGGCTGGCTCGGGCGCAAGACACAGCGGGGCTTCTACGACTACCGCGGCGAGGTGCCGGTTCCGACCCGCTGA
- a CDS encoding DUF6473 family protein, which produces MTYERHGVAPPESAPCFYPGLDMAFRGPERSLEGPYVTFLGGTSFYGKYAETAIPDRVEAVTGHACVNLGVMNAGLDLMRSDPMLSVAEKGAATVIELVAAQNMSNRFYRVHPRRNDRFVAPTRLLRKAFPELDLSEIHFTRHLLRLMQMTSPARFETVVEELRASWVEGMCALLRALEGPRILLWLVPKPAEGTDRMAQEPFLVDRAAVHAVSELADSVVEVRETAALRARGFAGMQVPDTHARILSALPRAALLDEAALSLLDPLHRIGIGPGRAGVQETLAG; this is translated from the coding sequence ATGACATATGAACGTCATGGCGTGGCGCCGCCGGAGTCCGCGCCGTGTTTCTATCCCGGCCTCGATATGGCCTTTCGGGGGCCGGAACGGTCCCTCGAAGGGCCCTATGTGACCTTTTTGGGAGGGACGAGTTTCTATGGCAAGTATGCCGAAACCGCGATCCCCGACCGGGTGGAGGCGGTCACGGGCCATGCCTGCGTCAACCTTGGTGTCATGAATGCGGGGCTCGACCTGATGCGATCGGACCCCATGCTTTCCGTAGCCGAAAAGGGGGCGGCCACGGTCATCGAGCTGGTCGCGGCGCAGAACATGTCCAACCGGTTCTACCGGGTGCACCCGCGTCGCAACGACCGCTTCGTGGCGCCGACCCGCCTTCTGCGGAAGGCCTTCCCCGAACTTGACCTTTCGGAGATCCATTTCACGCGGCACTTGTTGCGCCTGATGCAGATGACTTCCCCCGCCCGGTTCGAAACCGTGGTGGAGGAACTGCGCGCCTCCTGGGTCGAAGGCATGTGTGCCTTGCTACGTGCCCTCGAAGGGCCGAGGATCCTGCTTTGGCTGGTGCCGAAACCAGCCGAGGGGACCGACCGCATGGCTCAGGAACCCTTCCTCGTAGACCGCGCGGCGGTGCATGCGGTCTCGGAACTGGCCGACAGCGTCGTAGAGGTGCGGGAGACGGCTGCGCTGCGTGCAAGAGGCTTTGCAGGGATGCAGGTGCCCGACACCCATGCGCGGATCCTGTCGGCCCTGCCGCGGGCAGCCCTTCTGGACGAAGCCGCTCTGTCCTTGCTCGATCCCTTGCACCGGATCGGTATCGGCCCGGGGCGGGCCGGCGTGCAGGAGACCCTTGCCGGGTAG
- a CDS encoding electron transfer flavoprotein subunit alpha/FixB family protein: MAVLCLAEVTDGTLAMDATAKAVTAAGALGDVTLLCVGASAKAAAAEAATISGVAKVLVAEDPLYGHRLAEPVATLIASLAGDYSHVVAPATTDAKNIMPRVAALLDVMVLSDVTAVVDADTFERPIYAGNAIQTVKSADPTKVITFRTSTFDVAPLGGSAPVEEIAAADNPGLSEWVEDKVAESDRPELTSAGVVVSGGRGVGSEDDFALIEKLADKLGAAVGASRAAVDSGYAPNDWQVGQTGKVVAPELYVAVGISGAIQHLAGMKDSKVIVAINKDEEAPIFQVADYGLVADLFSAVPELTEKL; the protein is encoded by the coding sequence ATGGCTGTTTTGTGTCTTGCGGAAGTGACCGATGGAACCCTGGCCATGGACGCCACCGCCAAGGCGGTCACCGCCGCCGGGGCGCTGGGGGACGTGACGCTGCTCTGTGTCGGGGCGTCGGCCAAGGCGGCTGCCGCCGAGGCCGCGACGATCTCGGGCGTCGCCAAGGTCCTGGTGGCTGAGGATCCGTTGTATGGGCACCGTCTGGCGGAGCCCGTCGCGACCTTGATCGCGTCCCTGGCGGGGGACTATTCGCATGTGGTGGCCCCGGCGACCACGGATGCCAAGAACATCATGCCGCGGGTGGCCGCACTGCTCGACGTCATGGTGCTGTCGGATGTGACCGCGGTGGTGGATGCCGACACATTCGAGCGCCCGATCTATGCGGGCAACGCGATCCAGACGGTGAAATCGGCCGATCCCACCAAGGTGATCACGTTCCGGACCTCCACCTTCGATGTCGCACCGTTGGGCGGGTCCGCCCCGGTCGAGGAGATCGCGGCGGCCGACAACCCGGGCCTGAGCGAATGGGTCGAGGACAAGGTCGCCGAGAGCGACCGGCCCGAGCTGACCTCCGCCGGGGTGGTGGTCTCGGGGGGTCGCGGTGTCGGGTCCGAGGATGACTTCGCCCTGATCGAGAAGCTCGCCGACAAGCTCGGAGCCGCCGTGGGCGCCTCCCGCGCTGCGGTGGATTCGGGCTACGCGCCCAACGACTGGCAGGTCGGGCAGACCGGCAAGGTCGTGGCGCCGGAGCTTTACGTGGCCGTGGGCATCTCCGGCGCGATCCAGCACCTGGCGGGCATGAAGGACAGCAAGGTGATCGTCGCGATCAACAAGGACGAGGAGGCCCCGATCTTCCAGGTCGCCGATTACGGCCTGGTCGCGGACCTGTTCTCCGCCGTGCCGGAACTGACCGAGAAACTCTGA
- a CDS encoding electron transfer flavoprotein subunit beta/FixA family protein, with the protein MKVLVPVKRVIDYNVKVRVKADGSGVDLANVKMSMNPFDEIAVEEAIRLKEAGVATEIVAVSIGVKQSQETLRTALAMGADRAILIVATDDVHTDIEPLAVAKLLAAVVREEEPGLVLCGKQAIDNDMNATGQMLSALLGWSQATFASEVKIDGAHAHVTREVDGGLQTIKVKLPAIVSVDLRLNEPRYASLPNIMKAKKKPLDEKTPADYGVDITPRLSVLKTAEPAERAAGIKVGSVDELVAKLKEAGAV; encoded by the coding sequence ATGAAGGTTTTGGTGCCTGTAAAGCGCGTGATCGACTACAACGTGAAGGTTCGCGTGAAGGCGGACGGGAGCGGGGTCGATCTTGCCAACGTAAAGATGTCGATGAACCCGTTCGACGAGATTGCCGTCGAGGAGGCGATCCGCCTGAAGGAGGCCGGTGTCGCCACCGAGATCGTCGCCGTGTCCATCGGCGTGAAACAGTCCCAGGAAACCCTGCGCACCGCGCTCGCCATGGGGGCGGACCGCGCCATCCTGATCGTGGCCACCGATGACGTGCACACCGATATCGAACCGCTCGCCGTGGCCAAGCTGCTGGCAGCGGTGGTTCGGGAGGAAGAGCCGGGGCTCGTGCTGTGCGGCAAGCAGGCGATCGACAACGACATGAACGCCACGGGCCAGATGCTCTCGGCGCTGCTGGGCTGGTCCCAGGCGACCTTCGCCTCGGAGGTGAAGATCGACGGCGCGCACGCCCATGTCACCCGCGAGGTCGATGGCGGCTTGCAGACGATCAAGGTGAAACTGCCGGCCATCGTGTCGGTGGATCTGCGCCTGAACGAGCCGCGCTATGCGTCGCTGCCCAACATCATGAAGGCCAAGAAGAAGCCGCTGGATGAAAAGACCCCCGCGGATTACGGAGTGGACATCACCCCGCGGCTGAGCGTGCTGAAGACCGCCGAGCCGGCGGAGCGCGCGGCCGGGATCAAGGTGGGCTCGGTCGACGAGCTTGTGGCGAAACTCAAGGAAGCAGGAGCTGTCTGA
- a CDS encoding cob(I)yrinic acid a,c-diamide adenosyltransferase, with the protein MVVLNKIYTKTGDAGETALGNGARVAKHAMRVAAYGTVDETNATVGLARQHATGEMDAQLAMIQNDLFDLGADLCRPDMEKDAEAEYPPLRMADSQVARLEAEIDAMNKDLEPLRSFILPGGSALAAQLHLCRTVSRRAERLSVELATIETVNPAAVKYLNRLSDWFFVAGRVANSNGADDVLWVPGANR; encoded by the coding sequence ATGGTCGTTCTCAACAAGATCTATACGAAAACCGGCGATGCGGGCGAGACCGCCCTCGGCAACGGGGCACGGGTGGCCAAGCATGCGATGCGGGTCGCCGCTTACGGCACGGTGGACGAGACCAACGCCACCGTGGGGCTGGCGCGCCAGCACGCGACCGGCGAGATGGATGCGCAACTGGCGATGATCCAGAACGACCTGTTCGACCTGGGCGCGGACCTGTGCCGTCCGGACATGGAAAAGGACGCAGAGGCCGAATACCCGCCCCTGCGCATGGCCGACAGCCAGGTCGCCCGGCTGGAGGCAGAGATCGACGCGATGAACAAGGATCTCGAACCGCTGCGCAGCTTCATCCTGCCCGGTGGCTCGGCGCTGGCCGCACAGCTGCACCTGTGCCGGACGGTGTCCCGCCGAGCCGAGCGCCTGTCGGTGGAACTGGCCACGATCGAAACGGTCAATCCGGCGGCGGTGAAATACCTCAACCGGCTGTCGGACTGGTTTTTCGTGGCTGGCCGCGTGGCCAACAGCAACGGCGCGGATGACGTGCTCTGGGTTCCGGGTGCGAACCGCTGA
- a CDS encoding twin transmembrane helix small protein, which yields MAQDPLFIVMAIAMLAVVGILLFGIGSFAKGGDFNKKYANKAMRWRIAAQFIAVLLILLFVFVRRQTTGEG from the coding sequence ATGGCCCAGGACCCTCTTTTCATCGTGATGGCAATCGCCATGCTGGCCGTGGTGGGCATCCTGCTGTTCGGGATCGGCAGTTTCGCCAAGGGCGGCGACTTCAACAAGAAATACGCCAACAAAGCAATGCGCTGGCGGATCGCGGCGCAGTTCATCGCGGTGCTGCTGATCCTGCTGTTCGTGTTCGTGCGTCGGCAAACGACAGGTGAGGGATAG
- a CDS encoding SDR family NAD(P)-dependent oxidoreductase, translating to MTQRSLLITGCSSGIGLDAARGLRARGWQVFAACKKPRDCARLEAEGFVSPRIDYTDTASIEAGLAQVLEATGGKLDALFNNGAHAIPGAVEDLPTDALRANFEANFFGWHELTRRVIPVMRAQGHGRIVQNSSVLGFVTLPWRASYVSTKFALEGLTDTLRIEMADTPIHVILIEPGPITSRIRENSIPHFVKWIDWRASPRAAQYESRLLKRLYNDSGPDKFELPAQAVTDKLIHALESPRPRPRYYVTTPTYIMGAARRLLPTRWLDRLIRKAG from the coding sequence ATGACGCAACGCTCCCTCCTTATCACAGGCTGTTCGTCGGGCATCGGCCTCGATGCGGCCCGCGGCCTGCGCGCCCGCGGCTGGCAGGTCTTCGCCGCCTGCAAGAAGCCCCGCGATTGCGCCCGGCTGGAAGCAGAGGGCTTCGTCAGCCCGCGCATCGATTACACCGACACCGCCAGCATCGAGGCCGGTCTGGCGCAAGTGCTGGAGGCGACGGGCGGCAAGCTCGACGCGCTGTTCAACAATGGCGCCCACGCGATCCCCGGCGCGGTGGAGGATTTGCCCACGGACGCCCTGCGCGCCAATTTCGAGGCGAATTTCTTCGGCTGGCACGAGTTGACGCGCCGGGTGATCCCGGTGATGCGCGCCCAGGGCCATGGCCGGATCGTGCAGAATTCCTCGGTACTGGGCTTCGTCACCCTGCCCTGGCGGGCGTCCTACGTGTCGACCAAATTCGCGCTGGAAGGGCTCACCGATACCTTGCGAATCGAGATGGCCGATACCCCGATCCACGTGATCCTGATCGAGCCGGGGCCGATCACCAGCCGGATCCGCGAGAACTCGATCCCCCATTTCGTCAAGTGGATCGACTGGCGCGCCTCGCCCCGCGCGGCACAATACGAAAGCCGACTGCTCAAGCGGCTCTATAACGACAGCGGCCCGGACAAGTTCGAGCTGCCCGCGCAGGCAGTGACCGACAAGCTGATCCACGCACTGGAATCGCCCCGCCCGCGGCCGCGCTATTACGTCACCACGCCGACCTACATCATGGGCGCGGCACGGCGGCTTCTGCCGACCCGCTGGCTCGATCGCTTGATCCGCAAGGCCGGTTGA